The following proteins are encoded in a genomic region of Pseudosulfitobacter pseudonitzschiae:
- a CDS encoding type II toxin-antitoxin system PrlF family antitoxin: MTALAQDVSKLTDRYQTTVPAGVRKQLKLGKGDQIRYCTEPSGRVYIEPVRSDEEDPVLGAFLDFVEADIKAHPDRIRAFDGALHDRLAALVGDVDVDLDAPLSLEDE, encoded by the coding sequence ATGACAGCCCTCGCACAAGATGTCTCGAAACTCACGGATCGGTATCAGACGACCGTGCCGGCGGGTGTGCGCAAACAGCTCAAGCTGGGAAAGGGCGACCAGATTCGTTACTGCACCGAGCCGAGTGGCAGGGTCTATATCGAGCCCGTGCGCAGCGACGAGGAAGATCCCGTGCTCGGAGCCTTTCTCGATTTTGTCGAGGCCGATATCAAGGCGCATCCGGACCGCATTCGGGCGTTCGATGGGGCTTTGCATGACCGTCTTGCAGCACTGGTCGGAGACGTTGACGTCGATCTCGATGCGCCGCTATCGCTCGAGGATGAATGA
- a CDS encoding type II toxin-antitoxin system YhaV family toxin, translated as MTGDSVPAQAPLVVNGWSIYAHPLFLDQLEGLIEEVEARKARDPKTWRKKNSTKRLAAIFKLVTEAIPADPGAAAFRQGGTLGDHRKHWFRAKFFQQYRLFYRFNSDAKVIVVAWVNDDKTLRAYGSKTDAYATFKGMLEDGNPPDNFDALLKEAAAADKRFETSLEAVPDR; from the coding sequence ATGACCGGCGATAGCGTGCCCGCTCAAGCGCCCCTTGTCGTAAACGGATGGTCGATTTATGCGCATCCGCTCTTTCTGGACCAGCTCGAAGGGCTGATCGAGGAAGTCGAGGCGCGTAAGGCACGCGATCCCAAGACCTGGCGCAAGAAGAATTCCACGAAACGGCTGGCCGCCATCTTCAAGCTGGTCACCGAGGCCATACCGGCAGATCCGGGTGCCGCCGCCTTCCGGCAAGGCGGCACACTCGGCGATCACCGCAAGCACTGGTTCCGGGCGAAATTCTTCCAACAGTATCGGTTGTTCTACCGGTTCAACAGCGATGCGAAGGTCATCGTGGTGGCCTGGGTGAACGACGACAAGACCCTGCGCGCCTATGGCAGCAAGACGGATGCCTATGCGACGTTCAAAGGGATGCTGGAAGATGGCAACCCACCTGACAATTTTGACGCGCTCCTGAAAGAAGCCGCGGCGGCGGACAAGCGGTTCGAAACTTCCCTTGAAGCGGTGCCCGATCGGTAA
- a CDS encoding StaA, with protein MAAEANSYDAWFCAQVKAALEDARAGTSQVPVMHAAQALIDAKRQVEPKS; from the coding sequence GTGGCCGCTGAAGCGAATTCTTATGACGCGTGGTTTTGCGCGCAGGTAAAGGCCGCGCTTGAGGATGCACGCGCCGGAACATCTCAGGTTCCAGTGATGCATGCCGCACAGGCATTGATTGATGCGAAGCGGCAGGTCGAACCCAAGTCCTGA